The following coding sequences lie in one Tichowtungia aerotolerans genomic window:
- the pilM gene encoding type IV pilus biogenesis protein PilM: MSSLKSMLTREQVVGLDINDGQITAAWFQAGNLHAGLKNIVCGEYSPGVDDRHVAKAIREIWRKEKIPTRTVQSCLHSRSLLIRYFKYENISREELPRVLSLEAEEALQCPIDEISLDWQLNTELPSNSNAQKLSGTLVAAPRHKVLRHLKLIKMAGLYSVNVHVSYSALNNLYSWLMKEQDTEPVCLINLTQSSVDIVMHSDNSNYPRTLFSAETGWEHNGSYLLENIQNALLYYHLKLKHAPIKRIFLAGRLSGLDEFKKNLSEETSLPVSELDMSSILKINNKFLAGDRARNQATAIGLGLKREVVQ, from the coding sequence ATGAGCAGTTTGAAAAGCATGCTGACCCGGGAACAGGTGGTTGGACTTGATATTAACGACGGTCAAATTACTGCCGCCTGGTTTCAGGCAGGAAATCTTCATGCCGGACTCAAAAATATAGTTTGCGGCGAATATTCTCCTGGAGTGGATGACCGTCATGTTGCCAAGGCAATCAGGGAAATATGGCGCAAAGAAAAGATACCAACACGTACGGTTCAATCCTGCCTGCACAGCCGCAGTTTACTAATCCGTTATTTTAAATATGAAAATATCAGCCGGGAAGAACTGCCTAGAGTTCTTTCCCTGGAAGCAGAAGAAGCTTTGCAGTGCCCTATCGATGAAATTTCTCTGGACTGGCAATTAAATACGGAGCTGCCCTCGAATTCAAATGCTCAAAAACTATCAGGAACTCTGGTTGCCGCTCCTCGTCATAAAGTATTGCGTCACCTGAAATTAATAAAAATGGCCGGGCTTTATTCAGTGAATGTCCATGTAAGTTATTCGGCGCTGAACAACTTATACTCATGGTTAATGAAGGAACAGGATACCGAACCCGTTTGTCTGATCAACCTAACTCAAAGCTCGGTCGATATTGTCATGCATTCTGACAACAGCAATTATCCGCGCACTCTTTTTTCTGCAGAAACCGGATGGGAACACAACGGTTCTTATTTGCTGGAAAACATTCAAAACGCCCTGCTCTACTATCATCTCAAACTCAAACATGCTCCGATCAAACGGATTTTTTTGGCAGGACGTCTCTCTGGCCTTGATGAGTTCAAAAAAAATCTTTCTGAAGAAACATCTCTGCCTGTCAGCGAATTGGACATGTCTTCCATCCTGAAAATCAACAATAAGTTTCTCGCGGGGGACCGAGCCCGTAATCAGGCCACGGCAATTGGTTTGGGACTCAAAAGAGAGGTCGTACAATGA